One Bos taurus isolate L1 Dominette 01449 registration number 42190680 breed Hereford chromosome 25, ARS-UCD2.0, whole genome shotgun sequence genomic window carries:
- the ZSCAN21 gene encoding zinc finger and SCAN domain-containing protein 21, protein MATVLGPRPPQEQGPVIVKIEEEEEKGKRLPMEIFRQRFRQFGYHDTPGPREALSQLRVLCCEWLRPEIHTKEQILELLVLEQFLTILPQELQAWVQEHCPESAEEAVTLLEDLERELDEPAPQVSPPPREQKRSWEKMSPSGMAEESLSSPQLESVETSHRYESWGPLYIQETGEEEKFTPALRKVRDRKSKTQNEESTDKEGSSEESHAEGFRRDTLPMIITDKCEARLERQWVNPEKERGTKTPLQDKGSAKGREVVTKPAPGERRYICAECGKAFSNSSNLTKHRRTHTGEKPYVCTKCGKAFSHSSNLTLHYRTHLVDRPYDCKCGKAFGQSSDLLKHQRMHTEEAPYQCKDCGKAFSGKGSLIRHYRIHTGEKPYQCNECGKSFSQHAGLSSHQRLHTGEKPYKCKECGKAFNHSSNFNKHHRIHTGEKPYWCSDCGKTFCSKSNLSKHQKVHIVEGEGS, encoded by the exons ATGGCCACAGTTCTGGGCCCTAGGCCTCCACAGGAGCAGGGGCCTGTGATTGTGAAgattgaggaggaggaagagaaagggaagcgCCTTCCCATGGAGATATTCCGCCAGCGCTTCAGGCAGTTTGGGTACCACGACACCCCTGGCCCGCGGGAGGCCCTCAGCCAGCTCCGGGTGCTCTGCTGCGAGTGGCTGCGGCCCGAGATCCACACCAAGGAGCAGATCCTGGAGCTGCTGGTGCTCGAGCAGTTCCTGACCATCCTGCCCCAGGAGCTCCAGGCCTGGGTGCAGGAGCACTGCCCAGAGAGCGCCGAAGAGGCCGTCACTCTCCTGGAGGATCTGGAACGGGAGCTGGATGAGCCGGCACCGCAG GTGTCCCCACCTCCCCGTGAGCAGAAACGGTCATGGGAGAAGATGTCACCCTCAGGAATGGCGGAGGAGTCCCTGAGCAGCCCGCAGCTAGAGTCTGTGGAGACCAGTCACAGATACGAGTCCTGGGGGCCCCTCTACATCCAAGAGACTGGTGAAGAGGAGAAGTTCACTCCCGCGCTGAGGAAGGTTCGAG ATCGTAAGTCGAAGACCCAGAATGAGGAATCAACAGATAAGGAGGGAAGTTCTGAAGAATCTCATGCAGAAGGATTCAGAAGGGATACACTTCCCATGATTATCACCGATAAATGTGAGGCCAGGTTAGAAAGGCAGTGGGTAAATccagaaaaggagagaggaacaaaAACCCCCCTCCAAGACAAAGGTTCTGCTAAAGGTAGAGAAGTAGTGACGAAACCTGCCCCGGGAGAGAGACGTTACATATGTGCTGAGTGTGGGAAGGCCTTTAGTAACAGCTCCAACCTCACTAAACACCGGAGAACACACACTGGGGAGAAACCATATGTGTGCACCAAGTGTGGGAAGGCTTTCAGCCACAGCTCCAACCTGACCCTTCACTACAGAACACACCTGGTGGACCGGCCCTATGACTGTAAGTGTGGGAAAGCCTTCGGTCAGAGCTCAGACCTCCTTAAGCACCAGCGAATGCACACTGAAGAGGCCCCTTACCAGTGTAAAGATTGTGGCAAAGCCTTCAGTGGCAAAGGCAGCCTCATTCGCCACTACCGAATACACACCGGGGAGAAGCCGTATCAGTGTAACGAGTGTGGGAAGAGCTTTAGTCAGCACGCGGGTCTTAGTTCTCACCAGAGACtccatactggagagaagccgTATAAATGTAAGgagtgtgggaaagccttcaaccACAGCTCCAATTTTAATAAGCATCATAGAATCCATACTGGGGAAAAGCCCTATTGGTGTAGTGATTGTGGGAAAACCTTCTGTAGTAAGTCcaatctttccaaacatcagaAAGTCCACATTGTAGAGGGAGAAGGATCTTAA